The genomic segment GTCATGGAGGGCAAGCTGCCCACCCAACTGGCGCTCAGCTGGGACGGCCGGGTGGCCTTTGTCTTGACCGAGACGCTGCAGCTGAAAAAAGTGCAGTACCTCGATGGCGTGATGGACGAGTCGGGCACCGACAAGAACGAAGACCGCTTTGACGCCGATGTGGCCTTGTCCACCGGCTTACTGGGGCCGCTGATCGACAGCCTGATGGAAGCACTGGGTGGTGAGATGGAATTGGGTGCCGCTGCGGCCGACCAAACCATTCCCAAGCCCACGCGCACCGTGATCAACTCAACGGTCGCCTCGGGCGCAGCAGCTGGCAGCAACGAAGACCCGCCGTTTTAAGACACGCCCAACACCCGCCAAACACCCGCATAAAGGAGCCACCCCATGCTCACGGTGATCGCGATCTGTCTTGGCGCTTGCGTGGGGGCGCTCTCGCGTTGGCAGTTGGGTTTGTGGCTCAACCCTGCCAGCGTCAGTGCCGGCCTGCTGCCCTGGGGCACCTTGGCCGCCAACCTGATCGGTGGCTACTTGGTGGGTGTGTGCGTGGGCGTGTTCCAGCAACTGCCGGAGTTGGACCCGGTTTGGCGACTGGCACTGGTCACAGGCTTCTTAGGCGCCCTGACCACTTTCTCCAGCTTCTCGGCCGAGGTGGTGGCCATGCTGCAACAAGGCCGCTTTGCGCTGGCGGCAGGTACAGCCAGCTTGCACTTGTTTGGCTCCCTGGCCCTCACGGTGCTGGGGCTCAAAACCGTGGGTCTACTCTGGGCGCGTTGATCGAGCGAGTGGCGCATTTGCAGCGGAAACGGAAATTTGAAAATGGATGATCTAAGGCAGAATCGAAAACATGCTGATTGTTCTAAGTGGTCTTCCTGGAGTTGGCAAAACCACCATCTCTCAAATACTCGCACGCAAGTG from the Limnohabitans sp. 2KL-27 genome contains:
- the crcB gene encoding fluoride efflux transporter CrcB; the encoded protein is MLTVIAICLGACVGALSRWQLGLWLNPASVSAGLLPWGTLAANLIGGYLVGVCVGVFQQLPELDPVWRLALVTGFLGALTTFSSFSAEVVAMLQQGRFALAAGTASLHLFGSLALTVLGLKTVGLLWAR